From Synechococcus sp. MW101C3, a single genomic window includes:
- a CDS encoding FAD-linked oxidase C-terminal domain-containing protein — MSLPWSTIERQLRRLLPARAVVARRQELLTYDSDGLTLHRHEPPLAVLPETTEQVAAILRCCHALGVPFVARGSGTGLSGGAVAEQEALLVVTSRMRSVLAIDLDNQRITVQPGVINSWVTRAVAGDGFYYAPDPSSQVVCSIGGNVAENAGGVHCLKYGVTSNHVLELEVVLPDGTLTRLGGALAELPGLDLRGVFIGSEGTLGIATAITLRLLPQTPNVQVLLADFVTMEAAGEAVRRVTAAGVLPAGMEIMDNFTINAVDDLFGVEEYPRDAAAVLLIELDGQAREVAAAVALASDLCREAGARSIRQAEQEADRAQLWKGRKSAFAAVGRITPTYYVQDGVVPRSALPSVLAAIEQLSRHYGLPVANVFHAGDGNLHPLILYTAGEPGVQEKVQALGAEILRLCIEAGGSITGEHGVGADKRCYLDWMFSHDDLETMQLVRRAFDPLGRANPGKIFPTPRSCGESSRRVAVLRETPAHNGAAATLPPPEPKSAPWLADGQPGLLEREAVELF; from the coding sequence GTGAGCCTGCCCTGGTCCACCATCGAACGTCAGCTGCGCCGTCTGCTCCCGGCGCGTGCTGTGGTGGCCCGGCGCCAGGAACTGCTCACCTACGACAGCGACGGTCTCACCCTGCATCGCCATGAGCCGCCGCTGGCGGTGTTGCCGGAAACCACCGAGCAAGTGGCGGCGATCCTGCGCTGCTGCCATGCCCTGGGGGTGCCGTTCGTTGCCCGTGGCAGCGGCACGGGGCTGTCAGGCGGCGCCGTGGCGGAGCAGGAGGCTCTGCTGGTGGTCACCAGCCGCATGCGTTCGGTGCTGGCGATCGACCTCGACAACCAGCGCATCACCGTGCAGCCCGGTGTGATCAACAGCTGGGTCACCCGCGCGGTGGCGGGCGACGGCTTCTACTACGCCCCCGACCCGTCCAGCCAGGTGGTGTGCAGCATCGGCGGCAATGTGGCCGAGAACGCCGGTGGCGTCCATTGCCTCAAGTACGGCGTCACCAGCAACCACGTGCTGGAGCTTGAAGTGGTGCTCCCCGACGGCACGCTCACCCGGCTGGGGGGGGCGCTGGCAGAGCTGCCCGGTCTGGATCTGCGCGGTGTGTTCATCGGCAGCGAAGGCACCCTGGGCATCGCCACGGCGATCACCCTGCGCCTGTTGCCCCAGACCCCCAACGTGCAGGTGCTGCTGGCTGATTTCGTCACGATGGAGGCAGCCGGTGAAGCGGTGCGCCGGGTCACGGCCGCCGGGGTTCTGCCGGCGGGGATGGAGATCATGGACAACTTCACGATCAACGCCGTCGACGACCTCTTCGGGGTGGAGGAGTATCCGCGCGATGCAGCGGCGGTGCTGCTGATCGAGCTCGACGGCCAGGCGCGGGAAGTGGCGGCCGCGGTGGCTCTGGCCAGCGACCTATGCCGTGAGGCCGGGGCCCGCTCCATCCGCCAGGCGGAGCAGGAAGCCGACCGGGCCCAGCTGTGGAAGGGCCGCAAATCGGCATTCGCGGCGGTGGGGCGCATCACCCCCACGTATTACGTGCAGGACGGGGTGGTGCCGCGCAGTGCCCTGCCTTCGGTGCTGGCGGCGATCGAGCAGTTGAGCCGCCACTACGGCCTGCCCGTGGCCAATGTGTTCCACGCCGGCGACGGTAACCTTCACCCGCTGATCCTTTACACCGCAGGCGAGCCCGGCGTGCAGGAGAAGGTGCAGGCCCTCGGCGCCGAGATCCTGCGGCTCTGCATTGAGGCGGGCGGCAGCATCACCGGGGAGCACGGCGTGGGCGCCGACAAGCGCTGCTATCTCGATTGGATGTTCTCCCACGACGACCTCGAGACCATGCAGCTGGTGCGTCGCGCCTTCGACCCGCTGGGGCGGGCCAATCCCGGCAAGATCTTTCCCACGCCCCGCAGTTGCGGCGAGTCGTCCCGGCGGGTGGCGGTGCTGCGCGAAACGCCTGCCCACAACGGCGCTGCGGCCACACTGCCGCCGCCGGAGCCAAAGTCCGCCCCCTGGCTGGCCGACGGCCAGCCGGGCTTGCTGGAACGCGAGGCCGTCGAGCTTTTCTGA